In the genome of Candidatus Saccharibacteria bacterium, one region contains:
- a CDS encoding type I restriction enzyme HsdR N-terminal domain-containing protein, translated as MATENQLKELKEKLKTYKRKYLRKEFSEIDESGTRIMTNSFLTDVLGYKELEEIKTEYRIRGEYADYVVQLKRKKHLVVEVKAIQLDLHDKHLRQSLNYAANEGIDWILLLNGRQIELYRVNFGKPISTTLIYALDLLDKDDFKKCPNMLWYITKKAVERGELEEFWKRSDALQVENLAKLLYSEEVVKRLRNDLKQETGIYFQLEDVATSLHELITNKVEFPKPRLRKKNK; from the coding sequence ATGGCTACTGAAAATCAGCTGAAAGAACTAAAAGAAAAGCTAAAAACGTATAAGAGAAAGTATTTGAGAAAAGAGTTTAGCGAGATTGATGAGTCCGGCACTAGGATCATGACTAACAGTTTCTTAACAGATGTTCTTGGTTATAAAGAGCTAGAAGAAATCAAGACCGAGTATAGAATCCGTGGAGAATACGCCGATTATGTTGTGCAGCTAAAGAGAAAGAAGCATTTAGTCGTCGAAGTTAAGGCAATTCAGCTGGATCTCCACGACAAGCATCTACGACAGAGCCTTAATTATGCTGCAAATGAAGGTATTGATTGGATTCTCCTCCTGAACGGTAGGCAGATTGAGTTGTACCGTGTTAATTTTGGTAAACCCATTAGTACTACCTTGATTTATGCACTTGATTTACTTGACAAAGACGACTTTAAAAAATGTCCTAATATGCTCTGGTACATTACTAAAAAGGCAGTGGAAAGAGGGGAACTTGAAGAATTCTGGAAACGCTCAGATGCTCTTCAGGTGGAAAACCTAGCAAAACTTCTTTACTCGGAAGAGGTTGTTAAACGTCTTCGCAACGACTTAAAGCAGGAAACAGGTATCTACTTTCAGCTTGAAGACGTTGCTACGTCGTTGCACGAGCTCATTACCAATAAGGTTGAGTTCCCTAAGCCTCGCCTTCGTAAGAAAAATAAATAA